From a region of the Acidicapsa acidisoli genome:
- a CDS encoding ABC transporter permease: MGQAGGFFRKLRILIRRDQFRSELDEEMTFHRMQAEKEFLAGGMTRKAARLTAMRQFGNGERLKERSREVVGFRIETVLQDLRFALRQLRKNPGFTATAVVVLALGIGASVAIFGFVDAALIKPLPYRDPSRIVGVYESAKQCPKCNLSYEDYLDWKKQNAVFQSLEAWGTNSYLFPTPSGAQPVPGTRVSDGFFRALGVTPFLGRDFYTGESSPEAPRTVLLSYAAWQERFGGQKSAVGQTITLSGLPYTIIGVLPREFNFAPRGISEFWSTFHDPNGCEKRRSCHSIYGLARLKDGVTTETATADTKTIAQRLEMQYPNSNKGQGAIVLPLSEVIVGNIRPILLVLLAGATLLLLIACVNVSSLVLVRAETRKREFAVRSALGASRMRLMRQFATEGIVLVTVGTALSLGAADAGMRALSALPPKQALGSMPFLEGLKLNMHSIAFAGLLAVVAAILFSIVPMLRLPLALVYSGLTEGGRNSAGRAWRSLGANLVVAEMATAMVLLAGAGLLAKSFYRLLHVDVHFNPDHLALVNVEAPDEVYGKAPQSLTLDRKVVARVSQLPGVISVGLSSDPPLTCNCDTTWFRVMGHGYNGEHNDAPERDVTPEYFKTLQAGMVRGRAFTESDDAGHLPYLIINKTLAQQFFPGEDPVGKKIGDPLLSKESLREIIGVVDDIREGALDDELRPAVYYPMYQEPEDGFTVVVRAAQSPESVLSAISAAIHQIDPGIGVSNETTMTEQIDNSATAAIHRAAASLVGGFAAMALVLGVVGLYGVVAYSVSQRTREIGVRMALGAPRRSVYGLILREAGWLTGIGIVLGLACSIGAATGMRKLLFGTEAWDATTLVSVAMVLAAAAMFASYIPAHRAAGVDPAEALRAE; this comes from the coding sequence ATGGGGCAGGCAGGTGGGTTCTTTCGGAAGCTCAGGATATTGATTCGCCGTGACCAATTTCGCAGCGAACTCGATGAAGAAATGACCTTTCACCGCATGCAGGCAGAGAAAGAGTTTCTTGCCGGCGGCATGACTAGGAAAGCCGCACGGCTCACAGCGATGCGTCAGTTCGGAAATGGGGAACGACTCAAGGAGCGGAGCCGGGAAGTAGTCGGCTTCCGGATCGAGACGGTACTGCAGGATTTGCGCTTTGCGCTGCGGCAATTGCGCAAGAATCCGGGCTTTACCGCGACTGCCGTCGTCGTGCTGGCACTGGGAATTGGCGCCAGCGTGGCGATCTTCGGGTTTGTGGATGCGGCGCTGATCAAGCCTCTGCCGTATCGCGACCCTTCGCGGATCGTGGGGGTGTACGAGAGCGCCAAGCAGTGTCCGAAATGCAATCTCTCTTACGAGGACTATCTCGACTGGAAGAAGCAGAATGCAGTCTTCCAATCGCTGGAAGCGTGGGGCACGAACAGTTATCTGTTTCCAACGCCCTCCGGCGCTCAGCCGGTGCCAGGAACGCGAGTGAGCGATGGGTTCTTTCGCGCGCTGGGGGTTACCCCTTTCCTGGGCCGCGACTTTTATACGGGCGAGAGTTCGCCGGAAGCGCCCCGCACTGTCTTGCTGAGCTATGCGGCATGGCAGGAGCGGTTTGGCGGGCAAAAGAGCGCGGTGGGTCAGACGATCACTCTGAGCGGGCTTCCCTACACGATCATTGGCGTTCTTCCGCGGGAGTTCAACTTTGCGCCGCGCGGAATCTCCGAGTTCTGGTCCACGTTTCACGATCCCAATGGGTGCGAAAAGCGACGAAGCTGCCACAGTATCTACGGGTTGGCGCGGCTCAAGGATGGCGTGACGACGGAGACGGCGACGGCGGATACCAAGACCATCGCCCAGCGGCTGGAGATGCAATATCCGAACTCGAACAAGGGTCAGGGCGCCATCGTCCTGCCACTCTCTGAAGTGATCGTCGGCAACATTCGTCCTATCCTACTGGTCCTGCTGGCCGGAGCGACGCTGCTGCTGCTTATTGCGTGCGTGAATGTATCGAGCCTGGTGCTGGTGCGGGCCGAGACCCGAAAGCGCGAGTTCGCCGTGCGTAGCGCGCTGGGCGCCTCCCGGATGCGGCTCATGAGGCAGTTTGCGACCGAGGGTATTGTGCTGGTAACAGTCGGAACTGCACTGAGCCTGGGCGCAGCCGACGCCGGTATGCGTGCGTTGAGCGCGCTTCCGCCGAAACAGGCGCTGGGGTCCATGCCCTTTCTTGAAGGGCTGAAGCTTAACATGCACAGCATTGCCTTTGCGGGATTGCTGGCGGTAGTGGCGGCGATTCTCTTCTCGATTGTGCCGATGCTGCGCCTCCCGCTGGCGCTTGTGTATTCGGGACTTACAGAAGGCGGACGCAACTCGGCCGGCCGGGCATGGCGAAGCCTGGGCGCGAACCTGGTGGTTGCGGAAATGGCCACGGCCATGGTTCTGCTGGCCGGTGCGGGACTGCTGGCCAAGAGCTTTTACCGGCTGCTGCATGTGGACGTGCATTTCAATCCTGACCATCTGGCGTTGGTGAATGTGGAGGCGCCTGACGAAGTGTACGGCAAGGCGCCCCAGTCGTTGACGCTCGACCGCAAAGTGGTAGCGCGGGTGTCGCAGTTGCCGGGCGTGATCTCGGTGGGATTAAGCAGCGACCCGCCGCTGACCTGCAACTGCGACACGACGTGGTTCCGCGTAATGGGCCATGGGTACAATGGCGAGCACAACGACGCGCCGGAGCGGGATGTAACTCCTGAATATTTCAAGACCCTCCAGGCAGGAATGGTGCGAGGCCGTGCGTTTACGGAGAGCGACGACGCGGGACATCTTCCGTACCTAATCATCAACAAAACCCTGGCGCAGCAGTTTTTCCCTGGTGAGGACCCGGTGGGCAAGAAGATCGGCGACCCTCTCCTTTCGAAGGAATCGCTGCGGGAGATCATCGGGGTCGTCGACGATATCCGCGAGGGTGCCCTGGATGACGAGCTTCGCCCGGCGGTCTACTACCCCATGTATCAGGAACCGGAAGACGGATTCACAGTGGTGGTGCGCGCGGCCCAGTCGCCGGAATCGGTTCTTTCGGCCATCTCCGCGGCGATTCACCAGATCGATCCCGGCATCGGCGTCTCGAATGAGACGACCATGACCGAACAGATCGACAATTCGGCGACGGCCGCGATTCACAGAGCTGCTGCGTCGCTGGTGGGCGGGTTTGCCGCGATGGCGCTGGTGCTGGGGGTAGTCGGCCTGTACGGAGTGGTCGCGTACTCGGTGAGCCAGCGGACACGGGAGATTGGTGTGCGCATGGCGCTGGGTGCGCCGCGCCGTTCGGTGTACGGGCTGATCCTGCGCGAGGCAGGATGGCTCACAGGGATCGGGATCGTGCTGGGACTCGCGTGCTCCATCGGGGCCGCTACGGGAATGCGCAAGCTGCTGTTTGGCACCGAGGCCTGGGATGCGACAACGCTGGTCAGCGTAGCCATGGTGCTGGCCGCGGCTGCAATGTTTGCCAGTTACATCCCGGCGCATCGGGCAGCCGGGGTTGATCCCGCGGAAGCGCTGCGGGCGGAGTGA